The Ptiloglossa arizonensis isolate GNS036 chromosome 4, iyPtiAriz1_principal, whole genome shotgun sequence genome contains the following window.
AATCTGTAAATATTCTTATTCTCTGTTCTTTTAGTTTGAGAAGCTGGACTTTGGGGAAACAAATGTACTTGATACATTTTATAATGCTGATGTAGCTGTTGTGGATTTGAGCATTCAACTTCAACAATCTGCTTTGTTTTACCACCTTGGTGTTAGAGAAAGTTTTGGTATGAAAGAGAACATCTTGTTACATAATGATGTAGACACTGAAACAACAATTAGACTCAAGGTATATTTGGCATTATGGTAACAATTTAAGCACATTAAGTTTATTGTTTAAGCTTTACTGGCatataaatgttttattttaatttacagaTGTCATGTGGCAGTTATACATTCGTTTCATATCGGGTGGTGGACTGTGGTTCGTGTGTGGCTACAAACCCAACTACTACTAGACTTACTGGGGAGGAAGTAATAGATCCGAAACAACACCTTACACTGAGGCTCAAAAAGTTATTTCAAGATGTTGGGGTACAGTCTAAGTATGTTTTGACTTTTTATCGTATCATTATCATATACTGTTTTTCTAtagataagaaataaaaatatatcgtttTCTAATCTTAATTGTATTATATCATAGTACATAAGTAAATGCTTTATTTCCTTATCTTATCATTTAGtacataaaattgtattaaatcaCTTGTTCTGGAGATGTACACTCAACTTAAATTTATCTATATGTTACATGTCTACAGAAATGGTGCtgtatttctaattttttttaattaatattacgtTTTTCATAGAGCACATATGAAAGAAAAGttcctatcagacttgcgcaaagcACGTGAAACATATTTGGGCGAAGAACTTTCAAAAGCTTTGAACAATATGCGCAAGCGCTTGGATGATCCGAATGTTTTATCTGGAGAGGTTGTTTTGAACGTTCTCATTTCCTTCCGCGAGATACAGGTAATATAGAATATGTTTTATTTTAGAAAGTATCCCTTTACTAATCGCTTTTGCGTATTTTTTAGGATTATGATGCAATGGTACAACTGGTCGACGATTTGAGAACGATACCAACTCACAAAAATTACATCAATACTCCGGCTATTCGACACCTGTATGCATTTGCTTTGAATAGACGAAATAAAGAGGGCGATAGAGGAAGGGCATTAAAAGTTATAGAAAAGGCcttggaaaataaagaaaatcatGTTCCAGACATGTTATGTTTGTGTGGGAGAATATACAAGGATAAGTTTGTAGAAAGCAGACATACAGATGAAGAAAGTTTAAATAACGCGATCCATTGGTACAGAAAAGGCTTTGAGGTTCGATATATAGTTTCTTTATCTTTTAAATGAAAGATATTTAAATTAGATCTCTTCTTCAATAATAACCCAAGATTTATATCTAGGTTCAACCAAATGAATATGCTGGTATCAATCTTGCTACATTGCTGGTTATAGAAGGAAAGGAATTTTCAAAAAGCGAGGAATTGCAACATATAGGCATGGTGCTGAATAATCTTATTGGCAAAAAGGGTAGTTTGTCGAGTTTAAAAGATTATTGGGATGTGGCCACATTCTTCGAAATCAGCGTATTAGCCGAGGATTATTCGAAAGCTATCCAAGCTGCTGAGTGCATGTTCAAATTGAAGCCGCCAAACTGGTACGTACCGAATGTTACTAAAATGTtgcgaatcgaaataaaaatgactAAACATTAACAAGATTTCTTATCAATAGGTACCTGAAATCGACAATAGGGAACATATCGCTGATAAATAGGTTTCGTAAAAAGAATGAGGAAGCTGAGGTTTCGCCAGAGGAGCAAATATTTAGTTTTTGGATGGACTACTTTGTCGAAGCCACGAAATCGGAAGTCGGAGATAGTATACGGTTTCCAGTAAGTTGATAAATGGAATCGTTCTACAAAGGATCCAGTTTCCAATTCGGGAGACTATGGCTTATAATATTGTGTTACCAATCCAGCTTACTTCTGTACATTTTGGGTCAAAGtaagaataatataaaactGCTCTTAGTGCAGGTCTTAgctcgattttaatgaaacagatttttattaacatttaattCCAGTGAAGAGATGAATTAGTCACCAGGCCTTTTGTTTTCAGCTCTTAGTGTTGGAGCCGACAAAGATCTTCATGCCTAGCTACGTAAACGTTAACCTCGGGGCAGAAGAGAAATCGGTTCAAATTTGGAATTTATGTTTGGACAATATGAAGAACAGCTGCAAACAAGTCCACGATTGGCTATTCACCGCGAACATGATACGAAGTGTAAGCCTGTACAAAAGGGATGAGCGCTGTCTATTTTTATACGTTCATCAGAACTCCGATGATTTCCAAATGTATTTTCCGTCTGTTCAATGCAGACAAAGGTTTTATGATTTAATCTTGGAAATGACCAGGGACCAAGAGGGCATGGTTACAGACTTAGATGCTTACTTGACTGACGATAGAATGAAGGTACTTtttaaattaacatttatttttaattggatTTGTTTTATTGATATTTATCGTATTCTAGTTTGAGTATGAACTAGACGATCAGAACAAACGAATAATCCTAGGAAGAGGTACCTACGGAGTTGTGTACGCTGCTCGAGATCTAAACACACAAGTTAGAATTGCAGTTAAAgaaattcgcgaacggaatttggGGGATGTGCAACCTTTAcacgaagaaattaaattacacAGCCAACTCAGACAcagaaatattgtacaatacctTGGTTCAGTTAGTGAAGATGGATACTTCAAAATATTTATGGAGCAAGTTCCTGGAGGTAAATAAACAAAGTGTAACAATTTGAAGGAAAAACATGTGAAATGTTTGTGCTTTTCTTTCCTTCAGGGAGTCTATCAGCTTTATTAAGGTCCAAATGGGGTCCCCTGAAAGAAAACGAATCTACAATTGCTTATTATACCAAACAAATTCTAGAAGGTCTCAAGTATCTTCATgatcaaaaaattgttcatagagATATCAAAGGTAAAATATAATACTGTAAATTTCGTTTATGGAGATATCTAAAGTTTTATCGTAACTATTATTTTCAGGTGATAATGTTTTAGTAAACACTTATAGTGGGGTAGTAAAGATATCAGACTTTGGCATGTCAAAACGATTGGCTGGTTTATGCCCAAGTACAGAAACGTTTACTGGAACATTACAATATATGGCGCCGGAAGTTATCGACAAGGGACAGCGCGGGTATGGTGCTCCTGTAAGTTATATATTTTGCAAATAGTATTTTTACTGtaaattatatgttatacaatattataatttaaaatgcAGGCAGATATTTGGTCTCTGGGGTGTACGATTGTTGAGATGGCAACTGGTAAACCACCATTTATTGAGTTAGGATCAGCTCAAGCAGCAGTCTTTAAGGTAATATGTTAGAAATGTTTTCAGGGTCTTCACAAATGCAGgtgtgtttaaaatttattttgtctttttttGGCAGGTTGGTTACTACAAAATTCATCCTGAAATTCCGTCAGAATTGTCTGAAAGGGCAAAGAGTTTTATACTGCGTTGTTTCGAACCGAATCCTGATATAAGAGCATCTGCATCAGTGTTATTAGAAGATCCATTTTTAAATGAGTATGTACTACATAGTGACTCACGAAATTGATCAAATCTGTATATGAGTAAATTGCTATATAAGTagcatattataaataatattttttgtgcATATATacacagaaaaaagaaaactaatcGACTGGCAGCACCACCAGATTTCAGTCGAAGTATTTCAGTACCTGCTGATAGACTCGAACGTTTGGGAAAATCCGATAAAACAAACAATAATCATatcgtttctgctgctcctattcAAACTTCGCAGTCAGACGATAGGTAACGTAAACGCTTTATTTACGTAATATATAGTGTGCGCAAATAACTTTGTTGTTACAGTTCACGAATATTCTGTTTTTTGTCTCGCTTTGGCATAAAAAGTAGTATtttcaaatgtttatttttgttaaaatagCTTTTGTACTGGTTAAAGCAATTtggtaaatatgataaagaGTATCTTTCCAGCATAAATTGTAATGATTGTTACATAAGTGATAAATCTGAATACTGCATACAACATATTTAGTCCTGTAAATTATTTGTTCATTccgttaatttatatatttggtCTTATATGATTTATTTATaagaacaaatatatttttggcTATTATATTCTTATCAGTATCTGTTATAATGAAATGTAATTGAAAAGTGTTACATACAGTGGAGGATTGACAAAGTCAAGCCCACTGAGGGAGCGCAGTCCAGCACATCTTCTGTCTCCCATCAGCATGCCCACTGCAACCCTTTCTTTTAACAGGTATGGTACTAACGTCACAAATGGTTGATGCTGTTCATGAGAAGTATAGGgaataacaataatatatttcattgttgaaaaattaattatcattAACATTAGCTACCCTATatacttttttattattaataatgtaatGCTTTATGCTACTAGACATTTATATATTGTGGGCAATAGAGTTTCCTGTTTGTAATTGTAATATATGTAATTCAGTCTGTACTTtaagaaacataaaaaaaaacaagatcCCTATGCTATTTTACTATttcttatatacatatatattttaagcCAATAATACTATGATCATAGCTTGGTGTATAAAACTAGTACAATAGAAACATATTGAAATTTCtgattatataatactttatatatGCTTAGTAATTGTGCTTACTATCCGTCTTGGAACATTGTTCAGAATATTCTTGTAGCTTGAGTGATTGTTATATGTATTCAGGTTTATTTCCAATCAGAAGTTCTGCCAGGAAATGTTCTTGCCCTTGTAACACGTGCATCATGCGAATTCAGAATTCAAAGCTTGAGATTGTAAATCTAAGCAGCGCTTAAAACTAACGTTGATTTTTCGTGTTTTTAGTACAATAGGAAACACACCATCAATAGAGACAAGTGAAACTGACACAGCTGGAGCATCAATGACTCGAAGAAGTTCCTCAGGGGGATTGTTGTCACCAGAAGTTGAATTAGGAGGTTAATGGATAGATAATTTTGAAATACTTAATCGAATCACTTAATCTTCATATGTATATTTCTGTGTTGTTAATAGGTCAACCAGGACAAAAAACTGGTGAAGAACAAGAAGGTTTTTATTTACTGAAGAAAGACAGTCAAAGAAGAATGACTCTTACTAGAGTCCTTACACAAGACGAGGCAAAGATCTGTGAGGTGTGGATGAGAGGTA
Protein-coding sequences here:
- the Ask1 gene encoding apoptotic signal-regulating kinase 1 isoform X2, yielding MLSNCGDTIDMAAPPQSTIIEGISSTDSVGTHSDISGHTTIPGRPKMDVACVLDLQQPEHLAQRRRALEEVRQACNLVNANMHHIQFEKLDFGETNVLDTFYNADVAVVDLSIQLQQSALFYHLGVRESFGMKENILLHNDVDTETTIRLKMSCGSYTFVSYRVVDCGSCVATNPTTTRLTGEEVIDPKQHLTLRLKKLFQDVGVQSKAHMKEKFLSDLRKARETYLGEELSKALNNMRKRLDDPNVLSGEVVLNVLISFREIQDYDAMVQLVDDLRTIPTHKNYINTPAIRHLYAFALNRRNKEGDRGRALKVIEKALENKENHVPDMLCLCGRIYKDKFVESRHTDEESLNNAIHWYRKGFEVQPNEYAGINLATLLVIEGKEFSKSEELQHIGMVLNNLIGKKGSLSSLKDYWDVATFFEISVLAEDYSKAIQAAECMFKLKPPNWYLKSTIGNISLINRFRKKNEEAEVSPEEQIFSFWMDYFVEATKSEVGDSIRFPLLVLEPTKIFMPSYVNVNLGAEEKSVQIWNLCLDNMKNSCKQVHDWLFTANMIRSVSLYKRDERCLFLYVHQNSDDFQMYFPSVQCRQRFYDLILEMTRDQEGMVTDLDAYLTDDRMKFEYELDDQNKRIILGRGTYGVVYAARDLNTQVRIAVKEIRERNLGDVQPLHEEIKLHSQLRHRNIVQYLGSVSEDGYFKIFMEQVPGGSLSALLRSKWGPLKENESTIAYYTKQILEGLKYLHDQKIVHRDIKGDNVLVNTYSGVVKISDFGMSKRLAGLCPSTETFTGTLQYMAPEVIDKGQRGYGAPADIWSLGCTIVEMATGKPPFIELGSAQAAVFKVGYYKIHPEIPSELSERAKSFILRCFEPNPDIRASASVLLEDPFLNEKKKTNRLAAPPDFSRSISVPADRLERLGKSDKTNNNHIVSAAPIQTSQSDDSGGLTKSSPLRERSPAHLLSPISMPTATLSFNSTIGNTPSIETSETDTAGASMTRRSSSGGLLSPEVELGGQPGQKTGEEQEGFYLLKKDSQRRMTLTRVLTQDEAKICEVWMRGIHQAEGQTVLQTSQLVLLMRALRDYIAEQNHEVIVIAIRTLKEELDFDSTAINHLNLAIYLFQTAVNEVLRMHSIKPHWMFALDNLVRNAVQAAITVLSPELGANLLGQERVQPGGQGPEEGSTSGVSTVNSVKSQKTGDSIDNKYWKEYRDQMGDLKVENMRLLQELIESQKSYQILLQQALDEQRAQVNTLTRLCESINRRTMRQESGYNSSQSGNTVNQPVSVIVSEAQSDAVSYTDQAFVEWLQNLQIDDASIERFMYEQYTLEDILCHVTRDDIRRLNLRGGVELRIWQAILKHRQSSGD
- the Ask1 gene encoding apoptotic signal-regulating kinase 1 isoform X3, with product MLSNCGDTIDMAAPPQSTIIEGISSTDSVGTHSDISGHTTIPGRPKMDVACVLDLQQPEHLAQRRRALEEVRQACNLVNANMHHIQFEKLDFGETNVLDTFYNADVAVVDLSIQLQQSALFYHLGVRESFGMKENILLHNDVDTETTIRLKMSCGSYTFVSYRVVDCGSCVATNPTTTRLTGEEVIDPKQHLTLRLKKLFQDVGVQSKAHMKEKFLSDLRKARETYLGEELSKALNNMRKRLDDPNVLSGEVVLNVLISFREIQDYDAMVQLVDDLRTIPTHKNYINTPAIRHLYAFALNRRNKEGDRGRALKVIEKALENKENHVPDMLCLCGRIYKDKFVESRHTDEESLNNAIHWYRKGFEVQPNEYAGINLATLLVIEGKEFSKSEELQHIGMVLNNLIGKKGSLSSLKDYWDVATFFEISVLAEDYSKAIQAAECMFKLKPPNWYLKSTIGNISLINRFRKKNEEAEVSPEEQIFSFWMDYFVEATKSEVGDSIRFPLLVLEPTKIFMPSYVNVNLGAEEKSVQIWNLCLDNMKNSCKQVHDWLFTANMIRSVSLYKRDERCLFLYVHQNSDDFQMYFPSVQCRQRFYDLILEMTRDQEGMVTDLDAYLTDDRMKFEYELDDQNKRIILGRGTYGVVYAARDLNTQVRIAVKEIRERNLGDVQPLHEEIKLHSQLRHRNIVQYLGSVSEDGYFKIFMEQVPGGSLSALLRSKWGPLKENESTIAYYTKQILEGLKYLHDQKIVHRDIKGDNVLVNTYSGVVKISDFGMSKRLAGLCPSTETFTGTLQYMAPEVIDKGQRGYGAPADIWSLGCTIVEMATGKPPFIELGSAQAAVFKVGYYKIHPEIPSELSERAKSFILRCFEPNPDIRASASVLLEDPFLNEKKKTNRLAAPPDFSRSISVPADRLERLGKSDKTNNNHIVSAAPIQTSQSDDSVTYSGGLTKSSPLRERSPAHLLSPISMPTATLSFNSTIGNTPSIETSETDTAGASMTRRSSSGGLLSPEVELGGQPGQKTGEEQEGFYLLKKDSQRRMTLTRVLTQDEAKICEVWMRGIHQAEGQTVLQTSQLVLLMRALRDYIAEQNHEVIVIAIRTLKEELDFDSTAINHLNLAIYLFQTAVNEVLRMHSIKPHWMFALDNLVRNAVQAAITVLSPELGANLLGQERVQPGGQGPEEGSTSGVSTVNSVKSQKTGDSIDNKYWKEYRDQMGDLKVENMRLLQELIESQKSYQILLQQALDEQRAQVNTLTRLCESINRRTMRQESGYNSSQSGNTVNQPVSVIVSEAQSDAVSYTDQAFVEWLQNLQIDDASIERFMYEQYTLEDILCHVTRDDIRRLNLSVCLEGELS
- the Ask1 gene encoding apoptotic signal-regulating kinase 1 isoform X4, which encodes MLSNCGDTIDMAAPPQSTIIEGISSTDSVGTHSDISGHTTIPGRPKMDVACVLDLQQPEHLAQRRRALEEVRQACNLVNANMHHIQFEKLDFGETNVLDTFYNADVAVVDLSIQLQQSALFYHLGVRESFGMKENILLHNDVDTETTIRLKMSCGSYTFVSYRVVDCGSCVATNPTTTRLTGEEVIDPKQHLTLRLKKLFQDVGVQSKAHMKEKFLSDLRKARETYLGEELSKALNNMRKRLDDPNVLSGEVVLNVLISFREIQDYDAMVQLVDDLRTIPTHKNYINTPAIRHLYAFALNRRNKEGDRGRALKVIEKALENKENHVPDMLCLCGRIYKDKFVESRHTDEESLNNAIHWYRKGFEVQPNEYAGINLATLLVIEGKEFSKSEELQHIGMVLNNLIGKKGSLSSLKDYWDVATFFEISVLAEDYSKAIQAAECMFKLKPPNWYLKSTIGNISLINRFRKKNEEAEVSPEEQIFSFWMDYFVEATKSEVGDSIRFPLLVLEPTKIFMPSYVNVNLGAEEKSVQIWNLCLDNMKNSCKQVHDWLFTANMIRSVSLYKRDERCLFLYVHQNSDDFQMYFPSVQCRQRFYDLILEMTRDQEGMVTDLDAYLTDDRMKFEYELDDQNKRIILGRGTYGVVYAARDLNTQVRIAVKEIRERNLGDVQPLHEEIKLHSQLRHRNIVQYLGSVSEDGYFKIFMEQVPGGSLSALLRSKWGPLKENESTIAYYTKQILEGLKYLHDQKIVHRDIKGDNVLVNTYSGVVKISDFGMSKRLAGLCPSTETFTGTLQYMAPEVIDKGQRGYGAPADIWSLGCTIVEMATGKPPFIELGSAQAAVFKVGYYKIHPEIPSELSERAKSFILRCFEPNPDIRASASVLLEDPFLNEKKKTNRLAAPPDFSRSISVPADRLERLGKSDKTNNNHIVSAAPIQTSQSDDSTIGNTPSIETSETDTAGASMTRRSSSGGLLSPEVELGGQPGQKTGEEQEGFYLLKKDSQRRMTLTRVLTQDEAKICEVWMRGIHQAEGQTVLQTSQLVLLMRALRDYIAEQNHEVIVIAIRTLKEELDFDSTAINHLNLAIYLFQTAVNEVLRMHSIKPHWMFALDNLVRNAVQAAITVLSPELGANLLGQERVQPGGQGPEEGSTSGVSTVNSVKSQKTGDSIDNKYWKEYRDQMGDLKVENMRLLQELIESQKSYQILLQQALDEQRAQVNTLTRLCESINRRTMRQESGYNSSQSGNTVNQPVSVIVSEAQSDAVSYTDQAFVEWLQNLQIDDASIERFMYEQYTLEDILCHVTRDDIRRLNLRGGVELRIWQAILKHRQSSGD
- the Ask1 gene encoding apoptotic signal-regulating kinase 1 isoform X5; the encoded protein is MDVACVLDLQQPEHLAQRRRALEEVRQACNLVNANMHHIQFEKLDFGETNVLDTFYNADVAVVDLSIQLQQSALFYHLGVRESFGMKENILLHNDVDTETTIRLKMSCGSYTFVSYRVVDCGSCVATNPTTTRLTGEEVIDPKQHLTLRLKKLFQDVGVQSKAHMKEKFLSDLRKARETYLGEELSKALNNMRKRLDDPNVLSGEVVLNVLISFREIQDYDAMVQLVDDLRTIPTHKNYINTPAIRHLYAFALNRRNKEGDRGRALKVIEKALENKENHVPDMLCLCGRIYKDKFVESRHTDEESLNNAIHWYRKGFEVQPNEYAGINLATLLVIEGKEFSKSEELQHIGMVLNNLIGKKGSLSSLKDYWDVATFFEISVLAEDYSKAIQAAECMFKLKPPNWYLKSTIGNISLINRFRKKNEEAEVSPEEQIFSFWMDYFVEATKSEVGDSIRFPLLVLEPTKIFMPSYVNVNLGAEEKSVQIWNLCLDNMKNSCKQVHDWLFTANMIRSVSLYKRDERCLFLYVHQNSDDFQMYFPSVQCRQRFYDLILEMTRDQEGMVTDLDAYLTDDRMKFEYELDDQNKRIILGRGTYGVVYAARDLNTQVRIAVKEIRERNLGDVQPLHEEIKLHSQLRHRNIVQYLGSVSEDGYFKIFMEQVPGGSLSALLRSKWGPLKENESTIAYYTKQILEGLKYLHDQKIVHRDIKGDNVLVNTYSGVVKISDFGMSKRLAGLCPSTETFTGTLQYMAPEVIDKGQRGYGAPADIWSLGCTIVEMATGKPPFIELGSAQAAVFKVGYYKIHPEIPSELSERAKSFILRCFEPNPDIRASASVLLEDPFLNEKKKTNRLAAPPDFSRSISVPADRLERLGKSDKTNNNHIVSAAPIQTSQSDDSVTYSGGLTKSSPLRERSPAHLLSPISMPTATLSFNSTIGNTPSIETSETDTAGASMTRRSSSGGLLSPEVELGGQPGQKTGEEQEGFYLLKKDSQRRMTLTRVLTQDEAKICEVWMRGIHQAEGQTVLQTSQLVLLMRALRDYIAEQNHEVIVIAIRTLKEELDFDSTAINHLNLAIYLFQTAVNEVLRMHSIKPHWMFALDNLVRNAVQAAITVLSPELGANLLGQERVQPGGQGPEEGSTSGVSTVNSVKSQKTGDSIDNKYWKEYRDQMGDLKVENMRLLQELIESQKSYQILLQQALDEQRAQVNTLTRLCESINRRTMRQESGYNSSQSGNTVNQPVSVIVSEAQSDAVSYTDQAFVEWLQNLQIDDASIERFMYEQYTLEDILCHVTRDDIRRLNLRGGVELRIWQAILKHRQSSGD
- the Ask1 gene encoding apoptotic signal-regulating kinase 1 isoform X1, with product MLSNCGDTIDMAAPPQSTIIEGISSTDSVGTHSDISGHTTIPGRPKMDVACVLDLQQPEHLAQRRRALEEVRQACNLVNANMHHIQFEKLDFGETNVLDTFYNADVAVVDLSIQLQQSALFYHLGVRESFGMKENILLHNDVDTETTIRLKMSCGSYTFVSYRVVDCGSCVATNPTTTRLTGEEVIDPKQHLTLRLKKLFQDVGVQSKAHMKEKFLSDLRKARETYLGEELSKALNNMRKRLDDPNVLSGEVVLNVLISFREIQDYDAMVQLVDDLRTIPTHKNYINTPAIRHLYAFALNRRNKEGDRGRALKVIEKALENKENHVPDMLCLCGRIYKDKFVESRHTDEESLNNAIHWYRKGFEVQPNEYAGINLATLLVIEGKEFSKSEELQHIGMVLNNLIGKKGSLSSLKDYWDVATFFEISVLAEDYSKAIQAAECMFKLKPPNWYLKSTIGNISLINRFRKKNEEAEVSPEEQIFSFWMDYFVEATKSEVGDSIRFPLLVLEPTKIFMPSYVNVNLGAEEKSVQIWNLCLDNMKNSCKQVHDWLFTANMIRSVSLYKRDERCLFLYVHQNSDDFQMYFPSVQCRQRFYDLILEMTRDQEGMVTDLDAYLTDDRMKFEYELDDQNKRIILGRGTYGVVYAARDLNTQVRIAVKEIRERNLGDVQPLHEEIKLHSQLRHRNIVQYLGSVSEDGYFKIFMEQVPGGSLSALLRSKWGPLKENESTIAYYTKQILEGLKYLHDQKIVHRDIKGDNVLVNTYSGVVKISDFGMSKRLAGLCPSTETFTGTLQYMAPEVIDKGQRGYGAPADIWSLGCTIVEMATGKPPFIELGSAQAAVFKVGYYKIHPEIPSELSERAKSFILRCFEPNPDIRASASVLLEDPFLNEKKKTNRLAAPPDFSRSISVPADRLERLGKSDKTNNNHIVSAAPIQTSQSDDSVTYSGGLTKSSPLRERSPAHLLSPISMPTATLSFNSTIGNTPSIETSETDTAGASMTRRSSSGGLLSPEVELGGQPGQKTGEEQEGFYLLKKDSQRRMTLTRVLTQDEAKICEVWMRGIHQAEGQTVLQTSQLVLLMRALRDYIAEQNHEVIVIAIRTLKEELDFDSTAINHLNLAIYLFQTAVNEVLRMHSIKPHWMFALDNLVRNAVQAAITVLSPELGANLLGQERVQPGGQGPEEGSTSGVSTVNSVKSQKTGDSIDNKYWKEYRDQMGDLKVENMRLLQELIESQKSYQILLQQALDEQRAQVNTLTRLCESINRRTMRQESGYNSSQSGNTVNQPVSVIVSEAQSDAVSYTDQAFVEWLQNLQIDDASIERFMYEQYTLEDILCHVTRDDIRRLNLRGGVELRIWQAILKHRQSSGD